The following coding sequences are from one Paenibacillus sp. FSL R5-0912 window:
- a CDS encoding tRNA (mnm(5)s(2)U34)-methyltransferase, which translates to MGFMSVLSFAHKLTAERLAPGGRAIDATVGAGADTLFLAKAAGPRGGVYGFDIQHAALALAGERLRLAREEAPAALSPVTLLQRSHAAMAEAVPPDWRGTVSAVMFNLGYLPAGDADKTIITEPESTLAALEAALLLLRPGGVITAVLYPGHEGGGREAAAVEAWAAGLAQPHAQSIVYRQLQRDSAPYVVAVEKKKGADH; encoded by the coding sequence ATGGGCTTCATGTCCGTCCTTAGCTTTGCTCATAAACTAACCGCCGAGCGGCTCGCCCCCGGCGGACGGGCCATTGACGCCACCGTAGGCGCAGGTGCCGACACCCTGTTCCTTGCCAAGGCGGCGGGGCCGCGCGGCGGGGTCTACGGCTTCGACATCCAGCACGCGGCGCTGGCTCTTGCCGGAGAGCGCCTGCGGCTGGCCCGGGAGGAAGCGCCTGCTGCGCTGTCTCCCGTGACCCTGCTGCAGCGGAGCCATGCAGCAATGGCTGAAGCCGTTCCGCCGGATTGGCGCGGAACGGTCTCTGCGGTGATGTTCAACCTCGGCTATCTGCCTGCAGGCGATGCCGACAAGACCATCATCACCGAGCCGGAGAGCACGCTGGCCGCGCTGGAGGCGGCGCTGCTGCTGCTGCGCCCGGGCGGGGTCATCACGGCCGTGCTGTATCCCGGCCACGAAGGCGGCGGCCGTGAAGCTGCCGCCGTGGAAGCCTGGGCCGCCGGACTGGCCCAGCCTCACGCGCAATCCATCGTGTATCGCCAGCTGCAGCGCGATTCCGCCCCGTATGTTGTAGCTGTAGAGAAGAAAAAAGGAGCTGATCACTAA
- a CDS encoding VOC family protein has protein sequence MAVTKMEHVGIKVDILERSLQFYQEVIGLTLQGILGQPGDEVRLAFLSFPGQASVEIELIERAFGGLPQEGRVSHTAFTVDDIEEEHSRLAGLGIPGLTGISELANGSRYFFFEGPDSEKLEFFQPAHR, from the coding sequence ATGGCAGTAACCAAAATGGAGCATGTTGGCATTAAAGTGGACATTCTTGAGCGTTCACTGCAATTTTACCAAGAGGTCATCGGCTTGACGCTTCAGGGTATTCTGGGCCAGCCTGGAGATGAAGTGCGTCTCGCCTTTCTCAGCTTCCCCGGACAGGCCAGTGTGGAGATTGAACTGATTGAACGGGCATTCGGGGGTCTGCCGCAGGAAGGACGGGTAAGCCATACCGCCTTCACAGTCGATGACATTGAGGAAGAGCACAGTAGACTTGCCGGACTCGGCATCCCGGGACTGACCGGTATTTCAGAGCTCGCAAACGGCAGCCGCTATTTCTTCTTCGAGGGACCGGACAGCGAGAAGCTTGAGTTCTTCCAGCCGGCGCATAGATAG
- a CDS encoding B12-binding domain-containing radical SAM protein, with the protein MRIILATLNAKYIHTSLAIRLLKAYSEHEFEDILLAEYTIKDPVMNIVSDLFQKQPDVIGFSCYIWNIEETVKLVSILKQVMPEVKIVLGGPEVSYEPLYWMKREAGIDFVVNGDGEETFHHLLQEIRDEHKYHFVYGAAYRKGEDLIVNPPRPKSDLNTLPTPHRFAEDLPELSKRIVYFETSRGCPFNCQFCLSSIEVGVRYYDIERVKSDLLYLIEGGAKVIKFLDRTFNINRNYAMEMFQFLIDNHQGCVFQFEITADIMRPEVLDFLAQNAPPGVFRFEIGVQSTNDETNELVKRRQNFTKLSRTVMKIKASGNIDQHLDLIAGLPMEDYSTFRKTFNDVFAMEPEELQLGFLKMLRGTGLRAQAAKYDYTYMEHAPYEILSSHVMPFSDIIRLKRLEDVLEKYWNSHRLDHSVKYLIRHVFPSPFDFFQEFGDYWEARGWQKIGHQLEDLFTRLHDFLTDRGTASMEIITGLMKLDYFLGHKYKPRKIWWDDVLDKSEWAKYLKQIAEQPERISAKLAEAGLSERELQKYIVLDVLPFVLAPVLDSISGLRFDGLAGAEGEAAENATVAVAGYEGSDKAEGGMSGSLTTAGTAATVAPAALLQAAVAVAGDTVPAVADAHPGSSGGSTLLIVLYQQDESQRAQYYALPI; encoded by the coding sequence ATGAGAATCATCCTGGCCACATTAAATGCCAAATATATTCATACATCGCTGGCGATCCGGCTTCTGAAGGCGTACAGCGAGCATGAATTCGAAGATATCCTTTTGGCGGAATACACCATCAAAGATCCCGTGATGAATATCGTGTCGGACCTTTTCCAGAAGCAGCCGGATGTGATCGGCTTCTCCTGTTATATCTGGAACATCGAAGAAACAGTCAAGCTGGTCTCAATTCTCAAGCAGGTGATGCCGGAGGTGAAGATCGTACTTGGCGGGCCGGAGGTGTCTTATGAGCCGCTCTACTGGATGAAACGGGAAGCCGGAATCGACTTCGTAGTCAATGGGGACGGGGAAGAGACCTTCCATCATCTGCTGCAGGAGATCCGGGATGAGCATAAATATCATTTTGTATACGGCGCTGCCTACCGCAAGGGGGAGGACCTGATCGTCAACCCGCCGCGTCCCAAAAGCGACCTTAATACCCTGCCGACGCCCCACCGGTTCGCGGAGGATCTGCCGGAGCTCAGCAAGCGCATTGTGTATTTTGAGACAAGCCGGGGGTGCCCTTTCAATTGCCAGTTCTGCCTGTCCAGCATCGAGGTAGGCGTGCGTTATTACGATATTGAACGGGTGAAATCCGATCTGCTCTATCTGATTGAAGGCGGGGCCAAGGTGATCAAATTCCTCGACCGCACCTTCAATATCAACCGCAATTACGCGATGGAGATGTTCCAGTTCCTGATCGACAATCATCAGGGCTGTGTGTTCCAATTCGAGATTACAGCGGATATTATGCGTCCGGAGGTGCTGGATTTCCTTGCGCAGAATGCGCCGCCCGGAGTTTTCCGCTTCGAGATCGGTGTGCAGTCGACCAATGATGAGACCAACGAACTGGTCAAACGCCGCCAGAACTTCACGAAGCTGTCCCGCACGGTAATGAAGATCAAGGCCAGCGGCAATATCGACCAGCATCTCGATTTGATTGCCGGACTGCCGATGGAGGATTACTCGACCTTCCGCAAGACCTTCAATGATGTATTCGCCATGGAGCCGGAGGAGCTGCAGCTAGGTTTCCTCAAAATGCTCCGCGGCACCGGGCTGCGTGCCCAGGCTGCCAAATACGACTATACGTATATGGAGCATGCGCCGTACGAAATTCTCAGCAGCCATGTGATGCCCTTCTCCGATATTATCCGCCTGAAGCGGCTGGAGGATGTACTGGAGAAGTACTGGAACAGCCACCGGCTGGATCACTCGGTCAAGTATCTGATCCGCCATGTCTTCCCGTCCCCGTTCGATTTCTTCCAGGAATTCGGCGACTACTGGGAAGCGCGGGGCTGGCAGAAGATCGGGCATCAGCTCGAGGATCTGTTCACCCGGCTGCATGATTTCCTGACAGACCGGGGCACGGCTTCCATGGAGATTATCACCGGACTGATGAAGCTGGATTACTTCCTGGGCCATAAGTACAAGCCGCGCAAAATCTGGTGGGATGATGTGCTCGATAAGTCAGAATGGGCGAAGTACCTGAAGCAGATTGCGGAGCAGCCGGAGCGTATTTCGGCCAAGCTGGCAGAGGCAGGCTTAAGCGAGCGTGAACTGCAGAAGTACATCGTGCTGGATGTGCTGCCGTTCGTGCTTGCGCCGGTGCTGGATTCGATCAGCGGGCTGCGTTTTGACGGCTTGGCTGGTGCTGAAGGTGAGGCGGCAGAGAATGCGACGGTTGCCGTGGCTGGCTATGAAGGCAGCGACAAAGCCGAAGGAGGCATGTCCGGCAGCTTGACTACGGCCGGGACGGCAGCTACGGTGGCTCCGGCAGCACTGCTGCAAGCTGCAGTAGCTGTGGCCGGGGACACAGTACCGGCCGTGGCGGATGCGCATCCCGGTTCCAGCGGCGGCAGTACGCTGCTGATTGTGCTCTATCAGCAGGATGAGAGCCAGCGGGCGCAGTATTACGCGCTGCCTATATAG
- the trmB gene encoding tRNA (guanosine(46)-N7)-methyltransferase TrmB has protein sequence MRLRGRKGIRESLEEQTDLVILDPRSLKGRWSELFGNDHPIHVEFGMGKGQFISQMSFKYPGINFIGVDMYDELVRRAAEKARNVWEPAGEETPPNVRVALANIDYAEEVFAPGELERIYLNFSDPWPKSKHARRRLTHPRFLDKYRGLLSPLGEIHLKTDSRSLFEFSLNAFADYGLQMKNISLDLHEGGVINEEHVMTEYETKFYGRGVNIQRCEAIVGEEAMRQYQASRLDKYRL, from the coding sequence ATGCGTTTACGCGGAAGAAAAGGAATACGTGAAAGCCTTGAGGAGCAGACTGACCTGGTCATCCTTGATCCACGCAGCCTGAAGGGCCGGTGGTCAGAGCTGTTCGGCAATGATCATCCGATTCATGTGGAGTTCGGAATGGGCAAGGGGCAGTTCATCAGCCAAATGAGCTTCAAATATCCCGGTATCAATTTCATCGGCGTGGATATGTACGATGAACTGGTCCGGCGTGCAGCCGAGAAAGCCAGAAATGTGTGGGAGCCGGCAGGGGAAGAGACGCCGCCGAACGTCAGAGTGGCACTGGCTAATATCGATTATGCGGAGGAAGTATTTGCTCCGGGTGAACTGGAGCGGATCTACCTGAATTTCAGCGATCCGTGGCCGAAGAGCAAGCATGCCCGCCGGCGTCTGACGCATCCGCGTTTTCTCGACAAATACCGCGGGCTGCTTAGTCCGCTTGGCGAAATCCACCTGAAGACGGATTCCCGCAGCCTGTTTGAATTCTCCCTGAATGCTTTTGCCGACTATGGTCTGCAGATGAAGAACATTTCCCTTGATCTGCATGAAGGCGGCGTGATCAATGAAGAGCATGTCATGACGGAATACGAAACCAAATTTTACGGACGCGGAGTGAACATTCAGCGCTGTGAGGCCATTGTCGGGGAAGAGGCAATGAGGCAGTATCAGGCCTCACGGTTGGACAAATACCGCCTGTAG
- a CDS encoding TIGR01212 family radical SAM protein (This family includes YhcC from E. coli K-12, an uncharacterized radical SAM protein.), producing MSNLLQTSSPLLWGDKRFHTWNYEMRDQMDTKVFKVMLDAGFTCPNRDGSIAKGGCTFCSARGSGDFAGSRRDDLVTQFNNVRDRQHLKWPNAKYIGYFQAYTNTYAPVEELREYYEVILQQPGVVGLAIATRPDCLPDDVVEYLADLNKRTYLWVEMGLQTIHQSTSDLINRAHDTACYTEAVAKLRRHGIRVCTHIIHGLPQETHEMMLETVSAVANMGVQGIKIHLLHLMRKTPMVKQYEAGLLRFLEQDEYVKLIADSLEILPPDMIVHRLTGDAPRDALIGPMWSLKKWEVLNAIDHELIARDTWQGKYWRKS from the coding sequence ATGTCTAATCTTCTACAGACCTCCTCTCCGCTTCTGTGGGGGGATAAACGGTTCCATACCTGGAACTATGAAATGCGTGACCAGATGGATACCAAGGTGTTCAAGGTCATGCTGGATGCCGGCTTCACCTGTCCAAACCGTGACGGTTCCATCGCCAAAGGAGGCTGCACTTTCTGCAGCGCCAGAGGGTCTGGTGATTTCGCCGGAAGCCGCCGCGATGATCTGGTAACCCAGTTCAACAATGTACGTGACCGCCAGCACTTGAAATGGCCAAACGCTAAATATATCGGCTATTTCCAGGCCTACACTAATACGTACGCTCCCGTTGAGGAGCTAAGGGAATATTATGAGGTTATCCTGCAGCAGCCGGGTGTGGTCGGCCTCGCCATTGCTACCCGGCCGGACTGCCTGCCCGATGATGTGGTCGAATACCTTGCCGATCTGAACAAGCGCACCTATCTGTGGGTGGAGATGGGGCTTCAGACCATCCACCAGTCCACCTCCGATCTGATTAACCGGGCGCATGATACTGCCTGTTATACCGAAGCCGTTGCGAAGCTCAGACGTCACGGTATCCGGGTCTGCACCCATATCATTCACGGGCTTCCGCAGGAAACGCACGAGATGATGCTGGAGACTGTATCTGCTGTTGCCAACATGGGCGTGCAGGGGATCAAAATCCACCTGCTTCACCTCATGCGCAAAACGCCGATGGTAAAGCAGTACGAAGCCGGTCTGCTGCGCTTCCTGGAGCAGGATGAGTATGTGAAGCTGATTGCCGACTCGCTGGAGATTCTGCCGCCGGACATGATTGTCCACCGCCTGACCGGCGATGCTCCGCGCGATGCCCTGATCGGCCCGATGTGGAGCCTCAAGAAATGGGAAGTTCTTAATGCCATCGACCACGAGCTGATTGCCCGTGATACCTGGCAGGGTAAGTATTGGAGGAAGAGCTAA
- a CDS encoding alpha/beta fold hydrolase has translation MTENTFTMTDPLGVKIHVYEWLPEAGADVRGVVQISHGMCETAARYARFASALTAAGYAVYANDHRGHGLTAGQVNLLGDTGENGFYWMRRNLLQLAGIACSRHQHVPIYLFAHSMGSFLAQKLMCEVGNEIYSGFILSGTNGPRSMLRLAESLSAMQLRLQGDHHRSVLLNGLVFGAYNRSFSPVRTAFDWLSRDQEEVDQFIADPFCGAICTTRFFRDFFHLLRELHTRTTLLTVCKDKPVYLFSGEKDPVGMNGHGVKRLAGLYRSQGIQDVEYKLYPEGRHEMLNEVNRDEVTADVLDWLARHLPAGSMRLQPTAN, from the coding sequence ATGACAGAGAACACCTTTACCATGACCGATCCACTAGGCGTCAAAATCCATGTCTATGAATGGCTGCCGGAAGCTGGAGCCGACGTCAGAGGGGTCGTGCAGATCTCTCACGGCATGTGTGAAACGGCTGCGCGTTATGCACGTTTTGCGTCCGCGCTCACCGCAGCCGGTTATGCGGTGTATGCCAATGACCACCGGGGCCATGGCCTCACCGCCGGCCAAGTCAATCTGCTCGGCGATACCGGGGAGAACGGTTTCTACTGGATGCGCCGCAATCTGCTGCAGCTTGCGGGAATCGCCTGCTCCCGGCATCAGCATGTGCCGATTTACCTGTTCGCCCATAGCATGGGTTCATTCCTGGCCCAGAAGCTGATGTGCGAAGTAGGCAATGAGATTTACAGCGGCTTCATTCTCAGCGGCACCAATGGTCCCCGGAGCATGCTGCGGCTGGCAGAATCCCTCTCGGCAATGCAGTTAAGGCTTCAAGGAGACCACCATCGCAGCGTATTGTTGAACGGACTTGTTTTTGGCGCATATAACCGTTCCTTCTCACCGGTCAGAACAGCCTTCGACTGGCTCAGCCGTGACCAGGAGGAAGTGGATCAATTCATTGCCGATCCTTTCTGCGGAGCGATCTGCACCACCCGCTTCTTCCGGGATTTCTTCCATTTGCTGCGGGAGCTTCATACCAGGACAACGCTGCTTACTGTATGCAAAGACAAGCCTGTTTACCTGTTCTCCGGGGAGAAGGACCCTGTGGGGATGAACGGTCATGGGGTGAAACGTCTGGCTGGGCTCTACCGGAGCCAAGGAATACAGGACGTAGAGTACAAACTGTATCCTGAAGGCAGGCATGAGATGCTGAACGAGGTCAACCGGGATGAGGTCACCGCCGATGTACTGGACTGGCTTGCCCGCCACCTCCCTGCCGGCTCCATGCGGCTTCAGCCTACGGCGAATTAG
- a CDS encoding type I phosphomannose isomerase catalytic subunit, with translation MTKPYPLKFQPEFKERVWGGRALEKFGLELPEGHIGEGWMIADHPNGTSSVVNGELAGLGLDAIREQFGHEWFGSKGITEDGGRFPLLIKLLDCNDNLSVQVHPTDDYAGLPKGELGKTEMWYVLDAKPGAKIIYGLKEGVTREVLQDALENGTVMDSLQEVTVAAGDSFYIPAGTVHALCAGVVVAEIQQNSDTTYRIYDYDRPGLDGKPRELHIEDSLNVTAYEGAGATSMKTDGAVAGEWLQIASSPYFIVEKGVVAGEWQLATTDDSFTILVICEGSGHLIWEDGSQPYAAGECYLLPSSLGAYSIEGMSTVLRSYLP, from the coding sequence ATGACGAAACCATATCCTCTGAAATTTCAGCCGGAGTTCAAAGAACGTGTCTGGGGAGGCCGTGCGCTGGAGAAATTCGGCCTGGAGCTGCCGGAAGGCCATATCGGCGAAGGCTGGATGATCGCTGACCACCCGAACGGAACTTCTTCTGTAGTGAACGGCGAACTCGCCGGACTAGGTCTGGATGCCATCCGTGAGCAGTTCGGACATGAATGGTTTGGCAGCAAGGGTATTACGGAGGACGGCGGAAGATTCCCGCTGCTGATCAAGCTGCTCGATTGCAATGACAATCTTTCCGTACAGGTACACCCTACTGATGATTATGCCGGATTACCCAAGGGCGAACTGGGCAAAACAGAAATGTGGTACGTGCTGGATGCCAAGCCGGGCGCCAAAATCATCTACGGTCTGAAAGAAGGCGTAACCCGCGAGGTTCTGCAGGATGCTCTCGAGAACGGGACCGTTATGGACAGCCTGCAGGAAGTGACTGTAGCGGCAGGAGATTCTTTCTATATTCCCGCAGGCACCGTTCACGCCTTGTGCGCAGGTGTCGTTGTAGCCGAAATCCAGCAGAACTCCGACACTACATACCGGATTTATGATTACGACCGTCCCGGCCTGGACGGCAAACCGCGCGAGCTGCATATTGAGGATTCCCTGAATGTGACTGCCTATGAAGGTGCAGGCGCGACCTCGATGAAGACAGACGGTGCAGTGGCCGGTGAATGGCTGCAAATCGCCTCCTCCCCTTATTTCATCGTAGAAAAAGGTGTGGTCGCCGGTGAATGGCAGCTTGCCACCACGGACGACAGCTTCACCATTCTGGTGATCTGTGAAGGCAGCGGCCACCTGATCTGGGAAGACGGCTCCCAGCCTTATGCAGCGGGCGAATGCTATCTGCTCCCGTCCAGCCTCGGCGCCTACAGCATTGAAGGCATGTCCACCGTTCTCCGCTCTTATCTGCCGTAA
- a CDS encoding histidine phosphatase family protein has product MTQFYLIRHGEPDRNINEQYKLKGHGRDLVPLTEAGVNQVYRTAQDERLKEAEVIISSPYTRALQTAAILSKELGLDIKVELDLREWQPDLTFEYDSLEQLAELGNDYDANLGVYPPGATKQWESKELLKNRVEKVIDRYLGFEKVIITGHGMAFRTLVGEMEEIPHASITGYNKTQAVIGIT; this is encoded by the coding sequence ATGACACAGTTTTATCTCATCCGCCATGGTGAACCCGATAGGAACATCAATGAGCAGTACAAATTAAAGGGCCATGGCCGGGATCTGGTACCTCTTACGGAAGCAGGAGTGAACCAGGTATATCGGACAGCGCAAGATGAGCGGCTGAAAGAAGCGGAGGTCATTATTTCTTCTCCTTACACAAGAGCACTTCAAACGGCCGCTATTTTATCCAAGGAACTCGGTTTAGACATAAAGGTTGAATTGGATTTAAGGGAATGGCAGCCTGACTTAACCTTTGAATATGATTCCCTGGAGCAGCTTGCAGAGCTGGGGAACGATTATGATGCTAATCTTGGGGTATATCCTCCAGGGGCAACCAAGCAATGGGAGTCCAAAGAACTGCTGAAGAACCGCGTGGAGAAGGTGATTGACAGATATCTCGGATTTGAAAAAGTGATCATTACCGGACATGGCATGGCTTTTCGTACCCTCGTAGGAGAGATGGAAGAAATTCCGCATGCCTCCATTACCGGATATAATAAAACACAGGCTGTAATAGGAATTACGTAA